A genomic window from Cryobacterium sp. SO2 includes:
- a CDS encoding DUF4192 family protein — MQKTIVKTPTPQDFLALVPQLVGFLPERSLVLVAFRGNRTCGALRFNLPPVDAGAQDLRRIAGTLLGTLCKIPGVDALVPVVYTADAIGDDPFTAAGLPHGPFLAAIRHRAGQSGFLVRDALCVAADGWASYLEADAAGGRARRHPLREIADSTVNQDVPGDARRELARLHTGAELPRVDLATRERCARRLARYQRLGPDMGPIPELVEMVGDMLDPVGTAETVLGLNPADLGIDEVAALLFLMQGPATRDQMMLQFAFGREEGLRSHALNRHYARRQRETGLSMDDLVEADMAAGRAFEQSMPTTGDLMLGMSRDRPDPERIDRAIRLLKLLVAMAPRSARPAPLCMLAWLSWALGQGSVAGIYIDTALDIDADYGMALLLLQVLGSGHLPEWAFAVPAD; from the coding sequence ATGCAGAAGACAATCGTGAAGACTCCGACTCCCCAGGATTTCCTCGCCCTCGTGCCCCAACTCGTCGGGTTCCTGCCCGAACGCAGCCTGGTGCTTGTCGCGTTCCGTGGCAACCGCACCTGCGGTGCCCTCCGGTTCAACCTGCCGCCGGTCGACGCCGGCGCCCAGGACCTGCGCCGCATCGCCGGCACCTTGCTCGGCACGCTATGCAAGATCCCGGGCGTTGACGCCCTCGTGCCCGTCGTCTACACGGCGGATGCGATCGGTGACGACCCGTTCACGGCCGCCGGACTGCCGCACGGACCGTTCCTCGCCGCGATCCGGCACCGAGCGGGCCAGTCCGGTTTCCTCGTGCGGGACGCCCTGTGCGTGGCCGCAGACGGCTGGGCGTCTTACCTGGAAGCCGACGCGGCCGGGGGCCGTGCGCGCAGGCATCCGCTGCGCGAGATCGCGGACTCGACAGTCAACCAGGACGTCCCCGGCGACGCCCGCCGTGAACTCGCGCGGCTGCACACCGGCGCGGAACTGCCCAGGGTGGATCTGGCCACCCGGGAGCGCTGTGCCAGGCGGCTGGCGCGCTACCAGCGGCTCGGTCCCGACATGGGCCCGATCCCCGAGCTGGTGGAGATGGTCGGCGACATGCTCGACCCCGTCGGCACCGCCGAGACCGTGCTCGGCCTGAACCCCGCCGACCTCGGCATCGACGAGGTCGCCGCGCTGCTGTTCCTCATGCAGGGTCCGGCCACCCGCGACCAGATGATGCTGCAGTTCGCCTTCGGCCGTGAGGAGGGACTGCGCAGCCACGCGCTGAACCGGCACTATGCCAGACGGCAACGGGAAACCGGCCTGAGCATGGACGACCTGGTCGAAGCCGACATGGCGGCCGGCCGGGCGTTCGAGCAATCGATGCCCACCACCGGCGATCTGATGCTCGGCATGAGCCGTGACCGGCCGGACCCCGAGCGCATCGACCGCGCCATCCGGTTGCTCAAGCTGCTCGTCGCCATGGCGCCGCGATCGGCCAGGCCCGCACCGCTGTGCATGCTGGCCTGGCTGAGCTGGGCGCTGGGCCAGGGGTCGGTCGCCGGGATCTACATCGACACCGCCCTCGATATCGACGCCGACTATGGGATGGCGCTGCTGCTCCTGCAGGTGCTCGGTAGCGGGCACCTGCCGGAGTGGGCGTTCGCGGTGCCCGCCGACTAG
- a CDS encoding acetate uptake transporter has product MTNPEAPVASATAPSAPAPAAAAHGIADPGALGLGAFALTTFVLSMSNTGIVPSSAAVLGLALFYGGIAQVIAGIWELRNGNTFGATAFTSFGAFWLAFWYLESTGGNVEAGAAGMGTFLLAWAIFTLYMTVAAKKTNGSIFIVFVALSITFLLLAIGAYTGITAIHQLGGWFGILTALLAWYGSFAVVYNSTSGRQSLPVWPSK; this is encoded by the coding sequence ATGACTAATCCGGAAGCCCCTGTGGCCTCCGCGACAGCACCCTCAGCACCCGCTCCCGCCGCCGCAGCCCACGGCATCGCCGACCCAGGCGCCCTGGGCCTGGGCGCGTTCGCCCTCACCACCTTCGTGCTCAGCATGTCCAACACCGGCATCGTGCCCTCCAGCGCCGCGGTGCTCGGCCTCGCGCTGTTCTACGGCGGAATCGCCCAGGTCATCGCCGGCATCTGGGAGCTGCGCAACGGCAACACCTTCGGCGCGACCGCGTTCACCTCCTTCGGCGCCTTCTGGCTGGCCTTCTGGTACCTCGAGAGCACCGGGGGCAACGTCGAGGCCGGCGCCGCCGGCATGGGCACGTTCCTGCTCGCCTGGGCGATCTTCACGCTGTACATGACGGTGGCCGCCAAGAAGACCAACGGTTCGATCTTCATCGTCTTCGTGGCGCTGTCGATCACGTTCCTGCTGCTCGCCATCGGCGCGTACACCGGGATCACCGCCATCCACCAGCTCGGTGGCTGGTTCGGCATCCTCACGGCGCTTCTGGCCTGGTACGGCTCCTTCGCCGTGGTCTACAACTCCACTTCCGGCCGCCAGTCCCTCCCCGTCTGGCCCTCCAAATAA
- a CDS encoding ABC transporter ATP-binding protein, with translation MSDSTDDDVKVPARPPRGGGPFGGMNMPAEKAMNFGPSAKRLIGKLRPERVWLMLVLVLAVISVTFSVIGPRLLGEGTNLIFSGIVSKALPAGMTQAEIIAGLNASGDTAKADMLSAMTLTPGLGIDFAALSAVLFWVLALYILASVFSWLQALVLNAVVQRTVFRLREEIEAKINRLPLGYFDTVKRGELLSRVTNDVDNISQSLQQSLSQVVTSLLTVIGVIVMMLLLSPLLAVIALVTVPLTLVTTVLIAKRSQKLFVAQWTHTGELNGQIEETFSGHALVKVFGRQKEVEQRFTAKNAELYEASFGAQFVSGMIMPAMTFIGNLVYVGIAVVGGLQVASGAMQLGDVQAFIQYSRQFTQPLAQLGSMANLLQSGVASAERVFELLDADEQTPDADPAETPTETHGRLVFEDVSFSYSADKPLIEGLNLVAEPGQTVAIVGPTGAGKTTLVNLMMRFYELDRGRITLDGVDISLMTRDDLRGRMGMVLQDTWLFGGSIRDNIAYGRPDATEEQILEAAKATYVDRFVHSLPDGYDTVLDDEGGNVSAGEKQLLTIARAFLARPSVLILDEATSSVDTRTEVLVQHAMSALRADRTSFVIAHRLSTIRDADLILVMEAGRIVEQGNHEQLLLADGAYRALYDSQFAAAIE, from the coding sequence ATGAGCGACAGCACCGACGACGACGTCAAGGTTCCCGCCAGGCCCCCGCGCGGCGGAGGGCCGTTCGGCGGCATGAACATGCCGGCCGAGAAGGCCATGAACTTCGGTCCGAGCGCCAAACGCCTGATCGGCAAGCTGCGCCCGGAGCGGGTGTGGCTCATGCTCGTGCTGGTGCTCGCCGTGATCAGCGTGACGTTCTCGGTGATCGGACCTCGCCTGCTCGGCGAGGGCACCAACCTGATCTTCTCCGGCATCGTCTCCAAGGCCCTGCCGGCCGGGATGACGCAGGCCGAGATCATCGCGGGGCTGAACGCATCCGGTGACACGGCCAAGGCCGACATGCTCAGTGCCATGACGCTCACTCCCGGGCTGGGCATCGACTTCGCGGCGCTGTCCGCCGTGCTGTTCTGGGTGCTGGCGCTGTACATCCTCGCGTCGGTGTTCAGCTGGCTGCAGGCTCTGGTGCTCAATGCCGTCGTGCAGCGCACTGTGTTCAGGCTGCGCGAGGAGATCGAGGCCAAGATCAACCGGCTGCCGCTGGGCTACTTCGACACCGTCAAGCGCGGCGAACTGCTCAGCCGGGTGACCAACGACGTCGACAACATCTCGCAGAGCCTGCAGCAGTCGCTCAGCCAGGTGGTCACGTCGTTGCTCACCGTCATCGGCGTCATCGTCATGATGCTGCTGCTCTCGCCACTGCTCGCCGTGATCGCCCTCGTCACCGTGCCGCTCACTCTGGTGACCACCGTGTTGATCGCCAAGCGTTCGCAGAAACTCTTCGTGGCCCAGTGGACGCACACGGGCGAGCTCAACGGCCAGATTGAGGAAACCTTCTCCGGGCACGCCCTGGTCAAGGTCTTCGGCCGGCAGAAAGAGGTGGAGCAGCGCTTCACCGCCAAGAACGCCGAACTCTACGAGGCCAGCTTCGGCGCCCAGTTCGTGAGCGGCATGATCATGCCGGCCATGACCTTCATCGGCAACCTCGTCTACGTTGGCATCGCCGTCGTCGGCGGACTGCAGGTGGCCTCAGGGGCCATGCAGCTCGGTGACGTGCAGGCGTTCATCCAGTACTCCAGGCAGTTCACCCAGCCGCTCGCGCAGCTCGGCTCGATGGCCAACCTGCTGCAGTCCGGTGTGGCCAGTGCCGAGCGGGTCTTCGAACTGCTGGATGCCGACGAGCAGACCCCGGACGCCGACCCGGCCGAGACGCCGACCGAGACCCACGGGCGGCTGGTGTTCGAGGACGTGTCGTTCAGCTACAGCGCCGACAAGCCGCTCATCGAGGGCCTCAACCTGGTGGCGGAGCCCGGCCAGACCGTGGCCATCGTCGGCCCGACCGGTGCGGGCAAGACCACGCTGGTGAACCTGATGATGCGCTTCTACGAGCTCGACCGCGGCCGGATCACCCTGGACGGCGTCGACATCTCCCTGATGACCCGCGACGACCTGCGCGGCCGGATGGGCATGGTGTTACAGGACACCTGGCTGTTCGGTGGCAGCATCCGCGACAACATCGCCTACGGGCGGCCGGATGCCACCGAGGAGCAGATCCTCGAGGCGGCCAAGGCCACCTACGTGGACAGGTTCGTGCACTCGCTGCCGGACGGCTACGACACCGTGCTCGACGACGAGGGCGGCAACGTCAGCGCGGGGGAGAAGCAGCTGCTCACCATCGCCAGGGCGTTCCTGGCCCGGCCGAGCGTGCTGATCCTCGACGAGGCCACCAGCTCCGTCGACACCCGCACCGAGGTGCTTGTGCAGCACGCCATGAGCGCGCTGCGCGCCGACCGCACGAGCTTCGTGATCGCGCACCGCCTGTCGACCATCCGCGACGCCGACCTGATCCTGGTGATGGAGGCCGGCCGGATCGTGGAGCAGGGCAACCACGAGCAGCTCCTCCTGGCCGATGGCGCCTACCGGGCCCTGTACGACTCCCAATTCGCCGCGGCCATCGAGTAA